The following coding sequences lie in one Enterococcus sp. 9E7_DIV0242 genomic window:
- a CDS encoding isopeptide-forming domain-containing fimbrial protein, giving the protein MNNRNKLYQIFFGLLFLLFGMGAGGRVVDAASILDAPNVSIPNNSEVISSKYSFIAKYTNGVTKVSTFGTGWSNTKNIWGDGKEEGYFSMRPTADLKGKNGVIYSNVGSYDGKTIDLKITIKDWHQFSKYQGYISYSKEDISHFAQGYEFVDQLWEFIDHATGLPVKVSGFMTINDIDAGQGVQFSKETTNAIDKIYVAATDNWINYENINGEYKFFDSTGTGAENEDLFATFTFLYSEQNSFRFKWCVDKTLLGWDYETLNFEKDHIGDTGYQGAYFGYIAKKPLKTETLSPVKKNSDSDETLLDKNTLIDRNETQIYTVVHQVPDEYEDFHYKSYKFKDILDPIFEVQKVTIEDETGKDCKELFDLSIADNVVSYTAKEATLKSANFYNHYYTTVIHAKIGKDIVLSFSDGMVLLNNTAQVTIDGTAKESNTTVTEIPQSKLPKPIKRVVDENGKDINKKEVLQGEVLIYEIDQPVNELNKDTTSKYTEFSFNDPLPSQVSFLSAKILKDGKEIKAEKISYDKNSHTVIFTGDAAFLKNMTMKNETYTLQIKTKVNQEIGDKERIENSGSTSINKQSQKTNEVENTTKLPKGSITINKVTKQLVGIKETKEKSIEEDPLIWEKRPQEGVTYQVNAHKDIILPNGEVIAKTGQDYGKITTNEKGQATIKNLYPGEYSFVEVAAPAGIQLDMEPIIVALKANSSTELKATANQENELQEVEIIINKVFEQENELFEASDGATFGLYHAKDYKVEDLIIKADTLVSTIEIKKGIGAYKGILISGQQYYVQEISTKAGYQLNTEQFPFIYNPVTNEPVHEIQLFENGFTENKSNKSYLSKEAEPEVLPESTEMLPIKNRKITENSIVKSIVKEDGKEVEHYDLLKAEENIVFKGLAYVGDNEKKSPLQITDRLPTGFTYVSSNVYDEEGRDITKHSSVSVNGQQIDLTIHTEYAEKIERSTLCWMITTTYKYAADHQGQTFKNQLQLLVNGKETPSNIVTLKPLSMGEKPFGRLPETGEILRLSSLLGIALVLFVIAYKYTKKERI; this is encoded by the coding sequence GTGAACAATAGAAACAAGCTTTATCAGATTTTTTTCGGATTATTATTTTTGTTATTTGGTATGGGGGCAGGCGGAAGAGTAGTTGATGCAGCATCTATCTTAGATGCGCCTAATGTTTCGATTCCCAACAATTCGGAAGTCATCTCAAGCAAGTACAGCTTTATTGCGAAGTACACAAATGGAGTGACGAAGGTCAGCACTTTTGGAACAGGGTGGAGCAATACAAAAAACATATGGGGAGACGGAAAAGAGGAAGGTTATTTCTCTATGCGCCCAACTGCTGATCTAAAAGGAAAGAATGGGGTAATATACTCAAATGTCGGGAGCTATGATGGTAAAACAATTGATTTGAAGATCACTATCAAAGACTGGCATCAATTTTCAAAATATCAGGGGTATATCTCCTATTCCAAAGAGGATATCAGCCATTTTGCCCAAGGATACGAATTTGTTGATCAGTTATGGGAGTTCATTGACCATGCAACAGGTTTGCCGGTTAAAGTATCGGGATTTATGACAATCAATGATATTGATGCCGGACAAGGGGTACAATTTTCTAAAGAAACAACAAATGCTATTGATAAAATTTATGTTGCCGCTACTGATAATTGGATCAATTATGAAAACATCAATGGAGAGTATAAATTTTTTGACAGTACGGGCACCGGTGCTGAAAATGAAGACTTGTTTGCTACGTTTACATTTCTTTATAGTGAGCAGAATTCTTTTCGATTCAAATGGTGTGTGGACAAAACATTGTTAGGTTGGGATTATGAAACATTGAATTTTGAAAAAGATCATATAGGTGATACCGGATACCAAGGAGCGTACTTTGGCTATATTGCAAAAAAACCTTTGAAAACAGAAACATTATCACCTGTAAAAAAGAATAGTGATTCAGATGAAACGCTACTTGATAAGAATACGTTGATCGATCGTAATGAGACGCAAATTTATACAGTTGTTCATCAAGTACCAGATGAATATGAAGACTTCCATTATAAAAGCTATAAGTTCAAAGATATTTTAGACCCGATATTCGAGGTTCAAAAAGTTACTATCGAAGACGAAACGGGGAAGGACTGTAAGGAGTTATTTGATTTATCTATAGCCGACAATGTAGTAAGTTATACAGCTAAAGAAGCTACATTAAAAAGTGCAAATTTTTATAACCATTACTATACAACAGTGATTCATGCAAAAATTGGGAAGGATATAGTACTGTCATTTTCTGATGGTATGGTTCTATTGAATAATACAGCGCAGGTAACCATTGATGGAACTGCAAAAGAATCAAATACTACAGTAACAGAAATTCCTCAATCCAAGCTTCCGAAACCAATTAAGCGAGTTGTTGATGAAAATGGTAAGGATATCAATAAGAAAGAAGTTCTTCAAGGAGAGGTTCTGATATATGAAATTGATCAACCCGTAAATGAGTTAAATAAAGATACTACATCTAAATACACGGAATTTTCTTTTAATGATCCGTTGCCTTCACAAGTATCGTTTTTATCTGCGAAAATCTTAAAGGATGGTAAGGAAATCAAAGCAGAGAAAATCAGCTATGACAAAAACAGTCATACAGTCATTTTTACTGGGGACGCGGCATTTTTAAAAAATATGACGATGAAGAATGAAACCTATACTCTTCAAATCAAAACGAAAGTGAACCAAGAAATTGGCGATAAAGAGAGAATTGAAAATAGCGGCAGTACCTCAATTAACAAACAATCACAGAAAACCAACGAAGTAGAGAACACGACAAAATTACCTAAAGGATCGATCACGATCAATAAAGTAACAAAGCAACTGGTTGGTATCAAGGAAACAAAAGAAAAGTCGATTGAAGAAGACCCGCTGATTTGGGAAAAGCGGCCACAAGAAGGTGTTACTTATCAGGTAAATGCACATAAAGATATTATACTTCCAAACGGAGAAGTAATCGCGAAAACGGGACAGGACTATGGAAAGATTACGACGAATGAGAAAGGACAGGCAACTATAAAGAATCTTTATCCAGGAGAATATTCCTTTGTGGAAGTTGCTGCACCAGCTGGTATTCAGCTAGATATGGAGCCGATTATCGTTGCCTTGAAAGCTAATAGCAGCACTGAGTTAAAAGCCACTGCGAATCAAGAAAATGAACTACAAGAAGTGGAAATTATTATCAATAAAGTGTTTGAACAGGAAAATGAATTGTTTGAGGCGTCAGATGGTGCTACTTTTGGTCTGTATCATGCAAAGGATTATAAGGTGGAAGATCTGATAATCAAGGCAGATACATTAGTATCTACAATCGAAATAAAAAAGGGCATCGGAGCATACAAAGGTATTCTAATTTCAGGACAGCAATACTATGTCCAGGAAATCTCTACTAAAGCCGGATACCAACTCAACACAGAGCAGTTTCCGTTTATTTATAATCCAGTTACGAATGAACCTGTGCATGAAATTCAATTATTTGAAAATGGTTTTACAGAAAACAAGTCGAATAAGAGCTACCTATCAAAAGAAGCTGAACCTGAAGTATTACCTGAATCTACAGAAATGTTACCGATAAAGAATAGAAAAATTACCGAAAATAGTATTGTAAAGTCAATCGTTAAAGAGGATGGTAAGGAAGTCGAGCACTATGATCTTTTGAAAGCAGAGGAAAACATTGTATTCAAAGGACTTGCTTATGTTGGCGACAATGAGAAAAAAAGCCCGTTGCAAATCACTGATCGCTTACCAACAGGATTTACTTATGTCAGCTCAAATGTCTACGATGAAGAAGGGCGAGATATCACAAAGCATAGTTCTGTTTCTGTTAACGGTCAGCAAATTGATTTAACTATACACACTGAATATGCTGAAAAAATTGAACGAAGCACATTATGTTGGATGATTACGACTACCTATAAATATGCTGCTGACCACCAAGGCCAGACATTTAAAAATCAACTGCAATTACTTGTTAATGGGAAAGAAACACCTTCTAATATCGTTACCTTAAAACCACTAAGTATGGGAGAAAAACCATTTGGTAGGCTTCCGGAAACAGGAGAGATTTTAAGGCTAAGCAGTCTTTTAGGAATAGCCTTAGTACTGTTTGTCATTGCCTATAAGTATACGAAGAAAGAGAGGATATAA
- a CDS encoding TcpD family membrane protein, giving the protein MNNNLQSIGEKLILGALPSLSGLSNYFTTEVQIGIGLVTLVLCIILAAKQQIGPLIGVIVVAAFIFFMANDPAAIFNGIGELFKKIFGG; this is encoded by the coding sequence ATGAACAATAACCTGCAGAGTATTGGAGAAAAGCTAATACTAGGTGCACTACCAAGCTTGTCTGGATTGAGCAATTACTTTACAACAGAGGTCCAAATTGGAATCGGTCTAGTGACATTAGTCTTATGTATCATCCTAGCAGCAAAACAGCAGATAGGTCCATTGATTGGGGTCATTGTTGTTGCGGCATTCATCTTTTTTATGGCGAATGATCCAGCTGCGATCTTTAATGGAATCGGCGAATTATTCAAGAAAATATTCGGAGGATGA
- the feoB gene encoding ferrous iron transport protein B codes for MGCKVALAGNPNSGKTTAFNGLTGASQYVGNWPGVTVERKEGKWKKDKAVLIQDLPGIYSLSPYTPEEVIARDYLLEEQPDVLMNVIDATNLERNLYLTTQLIESGIPTVLCLNMMDIVEKTGKQINFEKLAYSLDTEVIGISAIKKRNLDEAVEKALQLKKSKQEIHYPQYDKRLETALNEISEVIGFIVPKSQARFYSIKLFERDIHITEKLAISTEQKKEVEEIIQITEKIFGDDSETIVINERYEFIARLIALCAIEKDEITLKFSDKIDQIVTNRWLALPIFAVIMWFIYYLSIQTVGVMMTDWVNEELFGAIIPSAVGSLLESWQVASWMQSLILDGIIAGVGAVLGFLPQLAVLFLCLGFLEDCGYMARIAFVMDRLFRKFGLSGKSFIPMLIATGCGVPGIMASRTIENEKDRHMTIMVTTFMPCSAKLPIIALIAGAFFPNSSWVSPSAYFLGIGSIVLSGIALKKTKLFSGDPAPFIMELPAYHMPHLKNVLRYSYDRSKAFAKKAGTIIFVSSIIIWFTSTYTLTLQEADGENSILAGLGRIIAPIFAPLGWGNWRGAVATITGLVAKENVIGTFGILFGNLEEVSENGQEYWTLLQTAFTPVAAYSFLAFNLLCAPCFAAIGAIRRELPDLKWLAGAIGYQCGLAYVVSFIIYQIGHVVFEQGTFGVNTAIAVALIAGIIYMLVRKPKTIDQELPILTAVERG; via the coding sequence ATGGGGTGTAAAGTAGCATTAGCAGGAAATCCCAATAGTGGGAAGACGACGGCGTTCAATGGCCTGACCGGAGCTAGCCAATATGTAGGGAATTGGCCGGGGGTCACTGTTGAGCGTAAAGAAGGAAAATGGAAAAAGGATAAAGCCGTTTTGATTCAAGATTTGCCTGGTATCTATTCGCTGTCTCCTTATACACCGGAAGAAGTGATTGCCCGTGATTATTTGCTGGAAGAACAGCCGGACGTACTCATGAATGTGATTGATGCGACAAATCTCGAGAGAAACCTCTATCTGACGACACAGCTGATTGAATCAGGAATTCCAACTGTTTTATGTTTGAATATGATGGATATTGTTGAAAAGACGGGCAAGCAAATCAACTTTGAAAAACTGGCCTATAGTCTGGATACAGAAGTTATTGGTATCAGCGCGATAAAAAAGAGAAACCTGGATGAGGCAGTTGAAAAAGCGTTGCAGCTTAAGAAGAGTAAACAAGAAATTCACTATCCACAATATGACAAGCGGTTAGAAACAGCTTTGAATGAAATTAGTGAAGTTATTGGTTTTATTGTGCCAAAGAGTCAGGCCCGATTTTATAGCATCAAATTATTTGAAAGAGATATCCACATTACTGAAAAACTAGCGATAAGTACAGAGCAGAAAAAAGAAGTAGAAGAAATTATTCAAATTACTGAAAAGATCTTTGGCGATGACAGTGAGACAATTGTCATTAATGAGCGTTATGAATTCATTGCGCGCTTGATTGCATTGTGTGCTATAGAAAAAGATGAAATCACTTTGAAGTTCAGTGATAAAATTGATCAAATCGTAACGAATCGCTGGTTGGCTCTGCCAATTTTTGCAGTCATCATGTGGTTCATCTATTATCTTTCGATTCAAACCGTCGGGGTAATGATGACTGATTGGGTAAACGAGGAGCTATTCGGGGCGATCATTCCTTCAGCAGTTGGCTCATTACTTGAAAGTTGGCAAGTTGCTAGTTGGATGCAGAGCTTGATTTTAGATGGGATTATTGCAGGTGTTGGCGCTGTTTTGGGCTTCTTGCCACAGCTAGCTGTATTATTCCTATGTCTTGGTTTCTTAGAGGATTGCGGGTATATGGCGAGAATAGCCTTTGTCATGGATCGACTTTTCAGAAAATTTGGCTTGTCAGGTAAATCTTTTATTCCTATGTTGATTGCTACAGGCTGTGGCGTACCGGGAATTATGGCAAGTCGGACGATTGAAAATGAAAAAGACCGTCATATGACGATTATGGTTACAACATTTATGCCCTGCTCGGCAAAACTACCCATCATCGCATTGATTGCTGGTGCATTTTTTCCAAATAGCAGTTGGGTGTCACCGTCTGCCTATTTTCTGGGGATAGGCTCCATTGTTCTTTCTGGGATTGCTTTAAAGAAAACGAAGCTGTTTTCAGGTGATCCAGCGCCATTTATCATGGAACTACCAGCTTACCACATGCCCCACTTAAAAAATGTCCTACGTTATTCTTACGATAGAAGCAAAGCTTTTGCTAAAAAAGCTGGAACGATTATTTTTGTGTCGAGTATCATTATCTGGTTTACGTCAACCTACACACTTACATTACAGGAAGCCGATGGAGAAAATAGTATTCTTGCCGGTCTTGGTCGAATCATTGCACCGATTTTTGCTCCTTTGGGTTGGGGTAACTGGCGTGGCGCAGTGGCGACAATTACAGGTTTGGTTGCGAAAGAAAATGTGATTGGTACCTTTGGCATATTATTTGGGAATCTTGAAGAAGTTTCTGAAAATGGGCAAGAATATTGGACTTTACTTCAGACGGCCTTTACACCTGTCGCTGCCTATTCATTCTTGGCATTCAATCTATTATGCGCGCCTTGCTTTGCCGCGATTGGTGCGATTCGTCGAGAGCTACCAGATTTGAAATGGCTAGCTGGAGCAATTGGTTATCAGTGTGGGTTGGCTTATGTAGTCAGCTTCATCATTTATCAAATTGGTCATGTTGTATTTGAACAAGGGACATTTGGTGTAAATACAGCGATTGCCGTAGCGCTGATTGCAGGTATCATCTACATGCTCGTGCGAAAACCAAAAACTATAGATCAAGAACTGCCGATTCTTACAGCAGTAGAAAGAGGATAG
- a CDS encoding ATP-binding protein: MKLRFPLKNIRNNMMYTDKNEVWAYYRIRSISVPPTSDRKKEELKLKFQHLLTELQEYLNIDILMIPKEMSLKERFEELSKSFSSECMETANHYAEKTVNILQAEMGMIYTYEWIIGIPLKSQFEVESIREGIKQSYRSVQQNIMSRIGYQLDDSEEVFDSVKEVQKLVLGKMSLFQGEGLSENEMYYLNRLNFIRNMPCTSNEVKTVTFENMTDSIIDPSSKAGMLTLRSIEGESTIAFLPIADTPLDVTGLHIAEAIQTLPFPVELRYKLRFQRLKGSFGMEGKARRSALRLKNVVKETRAIGNSEGSEIAQSRIVIEDLKEQVNREHAITNWLGSIVVYADNEKQCRQRIHTVLSLFKTKKVNLSLAHSQQVYLFYKNLPGVCLETNDTKWVQTTTIEGFCENFLAVDQRIGFHTGWYIGRVDPHVSGAKSLESAIYSSHNIVLSNPFTANKWNEGMGTASPHIAVTGETGMGKTYLVSLLFTFIAMLNVKGLFIDPKTEKIKQYKKFLADSENKERYPYYYDLISQFHLITFDPENSDNWGVLDPITFLSGADAKDTAEAMIHQIINIDDTRLGQSEVSKAIREVIERKENGEKVGMLQVIKLLKKHKEKAVSEIGDLLDEKIKGSVLRLGFSDGRNQGLNFNKRITVIGVLGLSIPKESDDPNYYTQSEKKSLALMIPLGKFCEKFGSLDDEQETVEVFEEAWIFNTSSVGKKILNAIKRVGRSQNNMLIYSTQSVSDVAAEDDHGNFGTIFAFNEPTEEDKILKHVGVDVIGKNREWLSGMKKGQCLMLDPYKNVQKISIHCLFPEISKTFDTVKETSSSKAESMFI, from the coding sequence ATGAAATTACGATTTCCATTAAAAAATATTAGGAATAATATGATGTATACAGACAAGAATGAAGTATGGGCATATTATCGAATACGTTCAATCAGTGTCCCCCCAACCTCAGATCGAAAAAAGGAAGAGCTAAAGCTGAAATTTCAACATTTGCTCACTGAATTGCAGGAATACCTGAATATTGATATTTTGATGATTCCGAAAGAAATGAGTTTGAAGGAACGTTTTGAAGAACTGTCTAAATCTTTTAGTAGTGAATGTATGGAGACTGCGAATCATTATGCTGAAAAGACTGTCAATATTCTTCAAGCAGAAATGGGCATGATTTATACTTATGAATGGATTATAGGCATCCCTCTAAAATCTCAGTTTGAGGTAGAATCAATTCGTGAAGGAATCAAGCAATCATATAGAAGTGTACAGCAAAATATCATGAGCAGAATTGGTTATCAATTGGATGATAGCGAGGAAGTGTTTGACTCAGTAAAAGAGGTACAAAAACTTGTATTAGGAAAGATGAGTTTGTTTCAAGGAGAAGGGCTGTCAGAAAATGAAATGTATTATTTGAACCGTCTAAATTTTATTCGAAACATGCCCTGTACGTCAAATGAAGTAAAAACTGTCACTTTTGAAAACATGACAGACAGTATAATTGATCCCAGTTCAAAAGCCGGGATGCTAACTTTACGAAGTATAGAAGGGGAAAGTACAATCGCTTTTCTACCAATTGCAGATACTCCTCTGGATGTAACCGGCCTACACATTGCAGAAGCTATTCAAACCCTACCATTTCCTGTGGAACTGAGATACAAGCTGAGATTTCAACGTCTAAAAGGCAGTTTCGGGATGGAGGGAAAAGCTCGACGTTCTGCATTAAGACTGAAAAACGTCGTAAAAGAAACAAGAGCAATCGGCAATTCAGAAGGAAGTGAAATCGCTCAAAGTCGGATAGTTATAGAGGATTTAAAGGAACAAGTCAATAGAGAGCATGCGATTACCAATTGGTTAGGCAGCATCGTTGTTTATGCTGATAATGAAAAACAGTGTAGGCAGAGAATTCACACAGTGCTCTCTCTTTTTAAAACAAAAAAAGTAAATCTGTCTTTGGCACATTCTCAGCAAGTGTATCTATTTTATAAAAATCTTCCAGGGGTCTGCTTAGAGACAAACGATACAAAATGGGTACAGACAACAACGATAGAAGGATTTTGTGAAAATTTTTTAGCAGTTGATCAACGAATAGGTTTCCATACAGGATGGTATATAGGACGTGTAGATCCACATGTGTCCGGAGCTAAAAGCTTAGAAAGTGCTATTTATTCCAGTCATAACATTGTTCTTTCCAATCCATTTACAGCGAACAAATGGAATGAAGGGATGGGCACAGCTAGCCCACATATTGCTGTGACAGGTGAAACCGGCATGGGCAAAACATATCTTGTAAGTCTATTGTTCACATTTATTGCCATGCTGAATGTAAAAGGATTGTTTATTGATCCAAAAACTGAAAAAATCAAACAATATAAAAAGTTTCTTGCTGATAGTGAAAATAAAGAACGCTACCCATATTATTATGACCTTATCTCACAATTCCATTTAATCACATTCGATCCGGAAAACTCTGATAATTGGGGTGTGCTTGATCCAATTACTTTTTTATCTGGAGCGGATGCGAAGGATACTGCTGAAGCGATGATCCATCAAATCATCAATATTGATGATACGCGTTTAGGACAGTCAGAAGTATCAAAGGCGATTAGGGAAGTTATCGAACGCAAAGAAAATGGAGAGAAGGTAGGGATGCTCCAAGTGATCAAACTGCTAAAGAAACATAAGGAAAAAGCAGTCAGTGAGATTGGAGATCTTTTAGATGAAAAGATAAAGGGAAGTGTTCTTCGACTTGGATTCAGTGATGGCAGGAATCAAGGATTAAACTTTAATAAGAGAATCACAGTAATAGGCGTTCTCGGGTTGTCGATTCCAAAGGAAAGTGATGATCCGAACTACTATACACAAAGCGAGAAGAAAAGCTTGGCTTTAATGATTCCTCTGGGAAAATTCTGTGAGAAGTTCGGGTCGCTGGACGATGAACAGGAGACGGTCGAAGTTTTTGAGGAAGCTTGGATCTTTAATACTTCGTCTGTTGGAAAGAAAATATTGAATGCAATCAAAAGAGTAGGTCGTAGTCAAAATAATATGCTGATTTATTCAACTCAATCGGTGTCAGATGTAGCAGCGGAAGATGACCATGGGAATTTTGGAACAATTTTTGCCTTTAATGAGCCGACAGAAGAAGACAAGATTTTGAAGCATGTTGGTGTTGATGTTATTGGAAAAAATCGAGAATGGCTTTCTGGAATGAAAAAAGGTCAGTGTCTCATGCTTGATCCTTATAAAAACGTGCAAAAGATAAGTATTCACTGTCTCTTTCCTGAAATCAGCAAGACATTTGATACGGTGAAAGAAACTAGTAGTAGCAAAGCTGAGTCAATGTTCATTTAA
- a CDS encoding conjugal transfer protein, with protein MTVQLLLIGGLFVLFIGYMGTIFTLKRSKSRLIGKESATMPETDKYSETAIHEWTDELFLEKGDRTNWYKLTIYFENDTPKEYDFYSYDDSLTKEFILNDRFYVNDHELLIMDEAGEHYINRRNINQIDFLQRKLFVDSSVSESQTKEPEQSTDFFEIEEIHDFEQQIPVSHVAETRVELEEALSEEKPKKKIFSKVKKIKRPTVKKMKSKTFNQLFLIAIVFVLASGMIALIRTIMFDGRINQLESGQKEMMASDSRMEKTTVAQYPYEMNLFMQTFIEYYIPLSNDSSSMDERVETLNTFFSEEVSLDREISMVKRTLISSELANVVHKDVYSTAYYKVIYSLEIPVEQTREQEGTGVVETFVEYQKKQYTSFLSIDFIQQDRSFSIISYPYFSEQLVSHLEDAGVRKKEDANLAVDGEKLEEVKRFLTIFFEKYASGSKEELSYLMDEVEAMGGNYQLVEIESVEAYFRENSIIVYTQVQFNEKDSGLLHKEAFSIMLVEETNQFRAHKLVHNLGGL; from the coding sequence TTGACGGTACAATTGTTGCTGATAGGAGGCTTGTTTGTTCTGTTTATTGGATACATGGGTACAATTTTTACCTTGAAACGATCAAAGAGTCGACTGATTGGAAAAGAAAGTGCAACTATGCCAGAAACAGATAAATATAGCGAGACTGCCATACATGAATGGACAGATGAGTTGTTTTTGGAAAAGGGAGATCGAACAAATTGGTATAAACTGACAATTTATTTTGAAAATGACACACCAAAGGAATATGATTTTTACTCTTATGATGATAGTTTGACGAAAGAGTTTATTTTGAACGATCGCTTTTATGTGAATGACCACGAGCTTTTGATCATGGATGAAGCAGGGGAGCATTATATAAACCGTAGAAACATCAACCAAATTGATTTTCTTCAAAGAAAGCTGTTTGTTGATTCTTCTGTAAGTGAGAGCCAAACGAAAGAGCCTGAGCAGTCAACAGACTTTTTTGAAATAGAAGAGATACATGATTTTGAACAACAGATACCTGTGAGCCATGTTGCTGAAACAAGAGTTGAACTTGAAGAAGCGTTGTCAGAAGAGAAGCCAAAAAAGAAAATATTTTCGAAAGTAAAAAAAATCAAAAGACCGACCGTTAAGAAGATGAAGAGTAAGACGTTTAATCAGTTGTTTCTCATTGCAATAGTTTTTGTTTTGGCAAGTGGCATGATTGCCTTAATTCGAACAATTATGTTCGATGGTAGAATCAATCAACTAGAGAGTGGTCAAAAAGAAATGATGGCATCGGATTCAAGAATGGAAAAGACTACTGTTGCTCAATATCCGTATGAGATGAACCTCTTTATGCAAACATTCATTGAATACTATATACCTCTGTCTAATGATAGTTCATCAATGGATGAGCGCGTTGAAACGTTGAATACATTCTTTTCGGAAGAAGTATCTTTAGATCGAGAAATCTCAATGGTCAAGCGGACACTTATTTCTAGTGAGCTTGCAAATGTGGTACACAAAGATGTGTATTCGACTGCATATTATAAGGTGATCTATTCATTGGAAATACCGGTAGAGCAAACCAGAGAGCAAGAGGGAACAGGTGTTGTTGAAACCTTTGTAGAATATCAAAAAAAGCAATATACTTCATTTCTGTCAATTGACTTCATCCAGCAGGATAGAAGCTTCTCCATTATTTCATATCCCTATTTCAGTGAACAGCTGGTTAGTCATCTTGAAGATGCCGGTGTTCGAAAAAAAGAAGACGCGAACTTGGCTGTCGATGGAGAAAAGCTAGAGGAAGTAAAACGATTTCTTACAATCTTTTTTGAAAAATATGCTAGTGGAAGCAAAGAAGAGCTATCTTACTTGATGGATGAGGTTGAGGCGATGGGAGGTAACTATCAATTGGTTGAGATCGAATCAGTCGAGGCATATTTTCGAGAAAACTCAATTATTGTTTATACCCAAGTTCAATTTAATGAGAAGGATTCAGGGCTACTTCATAAAGAAGCATTTTCAATAATGCTGGTAGAAGAAACAAATCAATTTCGAGCACATAAATTGGTGCACAATTTAGGAGGTCTTTAG
- a CDS encoding EamA family transporter — translation MVKKQSVENSVKNKSWVLYAGVSALFASLTTVLGKIGIDGVESNLGTAIRTTVVLIMAWLMVFFTKKSVKMKRINKRELFFIFLSGLATGASWLCYYRALQDGQTSTVVAIDKLSIVVTVFFAYLIFREKLTIKAMLGLILIVIGTLCMVVG, via the coding sequence ATGGTGAAAAAGCAATCAGTTGAAAATAGTGTAAAAAATAAATCTTGGGTTCTTTATGCGGGCGTTTCAGCACTCTTTGCTAGTTTGACGACAGTGTTAGGAAAAATTGGAATTGACGGCGTAGAATCTAATTTGGGTACGGCAATACGAACAACGGTTGTTTTAATTATGGCTTGGTTAATGGTTTTCTTTACGAAAAAAAGTGTAAAAATGAAAAGGATTAACAAACGAGAACTCTTTTTCATCTTTTTATCAGGTTTGGCTACAGGAGCATCTTGGTTGTGCTATTATCGCGCATTACAGGATGGACAAACAAGCACGGTTGTTGCTATTGATAAATTAAGTATTGTGGTCACGGTATTTTTTGCGTACCTTATCTTTAGAGAAAAATTAACGATAAAGGCTATGCTGGGATTGATATTGATTGTTATTGGTACACTCTGTATGGTAGTTGGCTAG
- a CDS encoding FeoB-associated Cys-rich membrane protein, with protein MATIILSMIIFGSAGYVVYARIKKGQNCSDCHTTCPVKKEQES; from the coding sequence ATGGCAACAATTATTTTAAGTATGATTATTTTTGGCAGTGCCGGCTATGTCGTGTACGCTCGAATCAAAAAAGGGCAGAATTGCTCTGACTGTCATACAACCTGTCCGGTAAAGAAAGAACAGGAATCTTAA
- a CDS encoding TcpE family conjugal transfer membrane protein, with protein MQKKGLYNYKKALLLPFMIQKLWRGFTLENPIELTKIIVFGGTLVLLFTVFRPLMWLLGLVKGLSFAGYLLIPIGAVMLWEQVEPDGLKIPVYVIDYLFYMINFKIRKRVINQNETVRNVEELVVFEKIQIGTTLNFSKLEDQGVQK; from the coding sequence ATGCAAAAAAAAGGATTGTACAATTATAAAAAAGCATTATTACTACCATTTATGATTCAGAAGCTTTGGCGTGGTTTTACATTAGAAAATCCAATTGAGTTAACAAAAATCATAGTATTTGGTGGAACGCTCGTACTTTTGTTTACTGTTTTTCGTCCGCTTATGTGGTTGTTAGGTCTGGTAAAGGGATTAAGTTTCGCTGGATATTTGTTGATTCCGATTGGCGCGGTGATGCTTTGGGAGCAAGTAGAACCTGATGGCTTGAAGATACCTGTATATGTTATCGATTATCTTTTTTATATGATCAACTTCAAAATCAGAAAAAGAGTCATCAATCAAAATGAGACCGTCAGAAATGTTGAAGAGCTGGTCGTTTTTGAAAAAATCCAGATAGGAACGACCTTAAATTTTTCTAAATTGGAGGATCAAGGAGTGCAGAAATGA